A genomic region of Silurus meridionalis isolate SWU-2019-XX chromosome 7, ASM1480568v1, whole genome shotgun sequence contains the following coding sequences:
- the pms2 gene encoding mismatch repair endonuclease PMS2 → MADTCSSSEPAKAIRAIDKRSVHQICSGQVVLTLATAVKELVENSIDAGATQVDIRLKENGTELVEVSDNGHGVEEDNFEGLTLKHHTSKLRDFSDLIHVETFGFRGEALSSLCALSDLCVVTCHESSHIGTRLIFDHNGCLIQRAPHPRQQGTTVSLQQLFCTLPVRHKEFQRNIKKEFSKMVHVLQSYCIISTGVRITCTNQLGQGKRNTIVCTSGSHSMRDNIGALFGPKQLQSLLTFQQISPNETVKEDYGLSGEELPKDLFTITGYVSLADHGVGRSATDRQFFFINKRPCDPSKVSKIVNEVYHMFNRHQYPFVALNISVASECVDVNVTPDKRQIFLQEEKLLLAILKSSLIAMYETGVNKISLNSTPHITNSFSRCSDSAEKSEGSRNPSLSGMTSDVVSESFTPTPKTSLNLAGLKAAFSKQQVTGVGTKTSTSKTVHNGLNQKNIHSFFYCPEKTSYSRSSDTVPQKATPLIALKSGLTKHEHKSDMEADSGLSEHGSITETPEILSGSASGFDSLDSVVNEPGIKSEPCSESVDEVHDELEMSEQEAMPVINTDRISSPKAKRFRLADNPSEQPRLISSASSASCELFDKPVNMQRKTVPLQFSMTELVKRMERLKTQRREQNDQDTKYRRFRARINPGENQSAEDELKKEISKDMFKEMEIIGQFNLGFIITKLKSDLFMIDQHATDEKYNFEMLQQHTVLKGQRLIVPQNLHLPAVSETILIENLEIFKKNGFDFLIDENAPVMERVKLVSVPTSKNWTFGPGDIEELIFMLSDSPGVMCRPSRVRQMFASRACRKSVMIGTALNTSEMKKLVTHMGEIEQPWNCPHGRPTIRHLVNLDVISQD, encoded by the exons ATGGCAGACACTTG TTCCAGCTCTGAGCCAGCCAAAGCCATCAGGGCCATCGATAAACGCTCTGTGCATCAGATCTGCTCTGGTCAGGTGGTGTTGACTTTAGCTACAGCTGTTAAAGAGCTGGTAGAGAACAGCATTGATGCAGGCGCTACACAAGTTG ACATCAGGCTCAAAGAGAACGGGACAGAGCTGGTGGAAGTCTCAGACAACGGACATGGAGTGGAGGAGGATAACTTTGAAGGCCTAA CCTTAAAGCACCATACATCGAAACTGAGAGATTTTTCAGACTTAATTCATGTTGAGACATTTGGCTTTCGTGGTGAAGCCCTGAGCTCACTGTGTGCTCTCAG TGACCTCTGCGTTGTGACCTGTCATGAGAGTAGCCACATTGGCACTCGGCTCATTTTCGACCACAATGGCTGTCTCATCCAGCGAGCTCCCCATCCCCGGCAGCAGGGGACCACTGTCAGCCTTCAGCAGCTTTTCTGCACGCTGCCGGTTCGCCACAAAGAGTTTCAGCGCAACATCAAAAAG GAGTTTTCTAAAATGGTCCACGTCCTGCAGTCATACTGCATCATCTCCACTGGTGTGCGCATCACGTGCACTAATCAGCTTGGTCAAGGCAAACGTAACACAATAGTGTGCACCAGCGGGAGCCACAGCATGAGGGACAACATTGGAGCCCTGTTTGGGCCAAAAcag CTCCAGAGTTTACTCACTTTTCAACAAATATCTCCCAACGAGACTGTTAAAGAGGATTATGGGCTATCTGGGGAGGAACTTCCTAAAGACCTTTTCAC CATCACTGGTTACGTTTCACTAGCCGATCATGGTGTGGGACGAAGTGCAACTGACCGACAGTTcttctttattaataaaaggCCCTGTGATCCATCCAAG GTTTCCAAGATTGTAAATGAAGTCTACCACATGTTCAATCGTCATCAGTAcccatttgttgctctaaacaTTTCTGTTGCTTCAG AATGCGTCGATGTCAATGTCACACCCGATAAACGTCAGATATTTCTGCAGGAAGAGAAGTTGTTGCTTGCTATTCTGAAGAGTTCTCTTATTGCTATGTATGAGACTGGAGTCAATAAAATCAGTCTCAACTCCACACCACATATCACAAACA GTTTTTCTCGATGTAGTGATTCTGCTGAAAAGTCAGAAGGTAGCAGAAACCCCTCGCTTTCTGGAATGACTTCAGATGTTGTTTCAGAGTCTTTCACACCGACCCCAAAGACATCCTTGAACTTAGCTGGATTAAAGGCAGCATTTTCAAAACAACAGGTTACTGGTGTCGGGACAAAGACCTCTACCAGCAAAACTGTGCATAATGGTCTGAATCAGAAAAACATACATTCTTTTTTCTACTGCCCTGAAAAGACTAGCTACAGCAGATCCTCCGATACTGTTCCTCAAAAAGCAACACCATTGATAGCTTTGAAATCGGGATTAACGAAGCATGAGCACAAGTCAGACATGGAGGCTGATTCTGGTCTGTCAGAACATGGCTCCATCACAGAAACCCCAGAGATTCTGTCTGGTAGCGCGTCTGGATTTGACTCTCTAGACTCTGTTGTAAACGAACCTGGCATTAAATCAGAGCCTTGCAGTGAGTCTGTGGACGAGGTGCATGATGAATTGGAAATGTCAGAGCAAGAGGCAATGCCTGTTATTAATACTGATAGGATTTCAAGTCCCAAGGCAAAAAGATTCAGGTTGGCTGATAATCCATCGGAACAGCCCAGACTGATATCCAGTGCAAGCAGTGCTTCCTGTGAACTGTTTGACAAACCGGTCAATATGCAGAGGAAAACAGTGCCTTTACAGTTTTCAATGACTGAACTGgttaaaaggatggaaagaCTGAAAACCCAGCGAAGAGAGCAAAATGATCAGGACACAAAATATAGACGCTTCAGGGCAAGGATTAACCCTGGTGAAAACCAGAGTGCTGAGGATGAGTTAAAGAAAGAGATAAG TAAGGACATGTTTAAGGAGATGGAGATCATTGGTCAGTTCAACCTGGGATTTATCATTACCAAATTAAAGTCAGATCTTTTTATGATCGACCAGCACGCCACAGACGAGAAATACAACTTTGAGATGCTACAACAACATACTGTTTTAAAAGGACAGAGACTTATAGT TCCACAGAATCTACACCTTCCTGCTGTAAGTGAAACTATACTGATTGAAAATCTCgaaattttcaagaaaaatgGCTTTGACTTCCTCATTGATGAGAATG CTCCAGTCATGGAGAGAGTAAAGCTGGTATCTGTACCCACAAGTAAGAACTGGACCTTTGGCCCAGGTGACATTGAGGAGCTCATATTCATGCTTAGTGACAGTCCTGGAGTCATGTGCAGGCCTTCTCGAGTCAGGCAGATGTTTGCTTCAAGAGCATGCCGCAAATCA GTAATGATCGGGACTGCACTGAATACCAGTGAAATGAAGAAACTGGTGACCCACATGGGGGAAATCGAGCAGCCGTGGAACTGTCCTCACGGCAGGCCGACCATAAGGCACCTAGTGAACCTCGATGTAATTTCTCAGGACTGA
- the rsph10b gene encoding radial spoke head 10 homolog B isoform X1, translating to MAEKEDTKKKTKKMTPGESENLSSVVSEALAEFPTPVVQPAEPTPESEVPAVHVFSDLIIERYEGSRCAELFHGEGVAYFRGGHVYKGSFVAGFMHGHGEYAWADGVKYEGDFKSNAPMGHGTYTWLDCSTYEGEVCNGICHGTGTYKSAKTGSIYKGQWHKGKRHGKGTMWFNQEATSWYKGDWKNNHREGWGIRRYSSGDIYEGQWKNSMRHEEGTMKWIQLAQQYSGQWLNGVQHGQGTHTIFQWRLTGSRYPCNNEYTGGFAYGLRHGYGTFAYANGAVYSGGWKNNIKHGQAKFISRIGWLYEGMFINDRVPEIPSSVFALGGFNCTTESSGIKLALCAPDLAMNIETLLNQIPESQREEECRQVEFAVSRNGELLRLIYRLYSSLGHEDSSVNNYLLSHLQLWRFLKDCNIHQHGLTLAQLDHLINKDVFPGEVISPFSTMLPRQWISYIAIAAYHIYHRDFDSRSGIYVLEECFSKLLEKNIIPNAKNVKGPLYCHPLRAVVGMSYTDRCWEIYKTVPKVNLDATFDIIMTARHFFWMFKVLGLFDCTLTTTKLLEILSQENPAVYNSTHSNLDLEITFLEFFEALLACAEVKNTQGIGTAQCIQCEEFKSKATQQSSQTEELKDVAEDSRPEESLEDWINQIHCFFIHIFFPAYEHTLIWKKKMQEERQRKTTDNKITLEIAKANAKLREQQRAEEERSKEKIEEVEDRSHVLDEQSSSPVSPSSSVDLKQSPTSKKKTKRK from the exons ATGGCTGAGAAAGAGGATAcgaagaagaagacaaaaaaaatgacaccaGGTGAATCAGAGAATCTCTCAAGTGTGGTTTCAGAAGCGCTTGCGGAGTTTCCAACTCCAGTGGTCCAGCCTGCAGAACCAACCCCCGAGTCTGAGGTTCCAGCTGTGCATGTCTTTTCAGACCTAATTATTGAGAG ATATGAAGGCAGCAGGTGTGCAGAGCTGTTTCACGGAGAAGGAGTTGCCTACTTTAGGGGTGGACATGTATACAAG GGAAGCTTTGTAGCTGGCTTTATGCATGGTCATGGAGAATATGCGTGGGCAGATGGTGTTAAGTATGAG GGGGACTTTAAATCAAATGCTCCTATGGGGCATGGGACATACACATGGTTGGACTGTAGCACTTATGAGGGTGAGGTATGCAATGGCATCTGCCATGGCACTGGAACTTACAAATCTGCCAAAACCGGCTCAATATACAAAGGGCAATGGCACAAAGGCAAAAGACATGGCAAG GGAACAATGTGGTTTAATCAAGAGGCAACATCGTGGTACAAGGGTGACTGGAAAAACAACCATAGAGAAGGCTGGGGTATACGGCG CTATTCATCAGGAGACATATATGAAGGCCAGTGGAAGAATAGCATGAGACATGAGGAAGGAACAATGAAATGGATTCAGCTGGCTCAGCAGTACAGTGGGCAATGGTTAAATGGTGTTCAG CATGGACAAGGGACACACACAATCTTTCAGTGGCGTTTAACTGGCTCTCGGTACCCCTGCAATAATGAGTATACAGGGGGATTTGCTTATGGCCTGCGTCATGGTTACGGAACATTTGCCTATGCAAACGGAGCAGTTTACTCCGGAGGTTGGAAGAACAACATAAAACACGGTCAG gCAAAGTTCATTTCCAGAATTGGTTGGTTATATGAAGGGATGTTTATTAATGACCGTGTGCCAGAAATACCATCATCAGTATTTGCACTAGGTGGCTTCAATTGTACAACTGAAAGTTCAGGCATTAAACTCGCATTATGTGCTCCTGACCTGGCTATGAACATAGAAACTCTATTAAACCAAATTCCTGAATCACAAAGGGAGGAGGAATGCAGACAG GTTGAATTTGCTGTTTCAAGAAACGGTGAATTGCTAAGACTAATATACAGGCTGTACAGCAGCCTTGGACATGAGGACTCTTCAGTCAATAATTACCTGCTCAGTCACCTACAGTTGTGGCGCTTTCTTAAGGACTGCAACATCCACCAACATGGATTAACACTGGCACAGTTGGACCACCTTATTAACA aGGACGTCTTTCCAGGGGAGGTTATTTCACCTTTTAGTACGATGTTGCCTAGACAGTGGATTAGCTATATTGCCATTGCAGCATACCATATATACCACAGAGACTTTGA TTCCAGATCAGGTATATATGTCCTTGAAGAGTGCTTTTCCAAGCTCCTGGAAAAGAACATCATTCCCAATGCCAAGAATGTAAAAG GTCCTCTATACTGCCACCCTCTTCGTGCTGTGGTTGGCATGAGCTATACTGACAGATGCTGGGAAATATACAAGACTGTCCCTAAAGTCAACTTGGATGCCACCTTTGACATCATCATGACTGCTAGACACTTCTTCTGGATGTTTAAg GTTCTTGGTCTGTTTGACTGTACACTAACTACAACAAAATTGCTGGAAATACTTTCACAAGAGAATCCTGCAGTCTATAATTCTACTCACAGTAACCTGGATTTGGAG ATCACATTTCTTGAGTTCTTTGAGGCTTTGCTGGCTTGTGCTGAAGTGAAGAACACACAAGGAATCGGAACTGCACAATGCATACAGTGTGAG GAATTTAAATCCAAGGCAACACAACAGTCATCTCAAACTGAAGAACTTAAAg ATGTTGCTGAAGACAGCAGACCAGAAGAAAGCCTGGAGGACTGGATCAACCAAATTCATTGTTTCTTTATACACATATTCTTCCCGGCGTATGAACACACCCTGATATGGAAAAAGAAGATGCAAGAGGAACGCCAAAGAAAAACTACAGACAACAAAATCACTCTAGAAATTGCCAAGGCGAATGCTAA ACTAAGAGAGCAGCAGAGGGCAGAGGAGGAGCGATCTAAAGAAAAGATTGAAGAAGTTGAAGACAGAAGCCATGTGTTAGATGAACAGAGCAGTTCACCAGTGTCCCCCTCCAGCTCTGTGGATTTGAAGCAATCACCCACcagcaaaaaaaagacaaagagaaaatga
- the rsph10b gene encoding radial spoke head 10 homolog B isoform X2, with protein sequence MAEKEDTKKKTKKMTPGESENLSSVVSEALAEFPTPVVQPAEPTPESEVPAVHVFSDLIIERYEGSRCAELFHGEGVAYFRGGHVYKGSFVAGFMHGHGEYAWADGVKYEGDFKSNAPMGHGTYTWLDCSTYEGEVCNGICHGTGTYKSAKTGSIYKGQWHKGKRHGKGTMWFNQEATSWYKGDWKNNHREGWGIRRYSSGDIYEGQWKNSMRHEEGTMKWIQLAQQYSGQWLNGVQHGQGTHTIFQWRLTGSRYPCNNEYTGGFAYGLRHGYGTFAYANGAVYSGGWKNNIKHGQAKFISRIGWLYEGMFINDRVPEIPSSVFALGGFNCTTESSGIKLALCAPDLAMNIETLLNQIPESQREEECRQVEFAVSRNGELLRLIYRLYSSLGHEDSSVNNYLLSHLQLWRFLKDCNIHQHGLTLAQLDHLINKDVFPGEVISPFSTMLPRQWISYIAIAAYHIYHRDFDSRSGIYVLEECFSKLLEKNIIPNAKNVKGPLYCHPLRAVVGMSYTDRCWEIYKTVPKVNLDATFDIIMTARHFFWMFKVLGLFDCTLTTTKLLEILSQENPAVYNSTHSNLDLEITFLEFFEALLACAEVKNTQGIGTAQCIQCEEFKSKATQQSSQTEELKGIHAAGNGLSRSPPASYCCNVSLARCC encoded by the exons ATGGCTGAGAAAGAGGATAcgaagaagaagacaaaaaaaatgacaccaGGTGAATCAGAGAATCTCTCAAGTGTGGTTTCAGAAGCGCTTGCGGAGTTTCCAACTCCAGTGGTCCAGCCTGCAGAACCAACCCCCGAGTCTGAGGTTCCAGCTGTGCATGTCTTTTCAGACCTAATTATTGAGAG ATATGAAGGCAGCAGGTGTGCAGAGCTGTTTCACGGAGAAGGAGTTGCCTACTTTAGGGGTGGACATGTATACAAG GGAAGCTTTGTAGCTGGCTTTATGCATGGTCATGGAGAATATGCGTGGGCAGATGGTGTTAAGTATGAG GGGGACTTTAAATCAAATGCTCCTATGGGGCATGGGACATACACATGGTTGGACTGTAGCACTTATGAGGGTGAGGTATGCAATGGCATCTGCCATGGCACTGGAACTTACAAATCTGCCAAAACCGGCTCAATATACAAAGGGCAATGGCACAAAGGCAAAAGACATGGCAAG GGAACAATGTGGTTTAATCAAGAGGCAACATCGTGGTACAAGGGTGACTGGAAAAACAACCATAGAGAAGGCTGGGGTATACGGCG CTATTCATCAGGAGACATATATGAAGGCCAGTGGAAGAATAGCATGAGACATGAGGAAGGAACAATGAAATGGATTCAGCTGGCTCAGCAGTACAGTGGGCAATGGTTAAATGGTGTTCAG CATGGACAAGGGACACACACAATCTTTCAGTGGCGTTTAACTGGCTCTCGGTACCCCTGCAATAATGAGTATACAGGGGGATTTGCTTATGGCCTGCGTCATGGTTACGGAACATTTGCCTATGCAAACGGAGCAGTTTACTCCGGAGGTTGGAAGAACAACATAAAACACGGTCAG gCAAAGTTCATTTCCAGAATTGGTTGGTTATATGAAGGGATGTTTATTAATGACCGTGTGCCAGAAATACCATCATCAGTATTTGCACTAGGTGGCTTCAATTGTACAACTGAAAGTTCAGGCATTAAACTCGCATTATGTGCTCCTGACCTGGCTATGAACATAGAAACTCTATTAAACCAAATTCCTGAATCACAAAGGGAGGAGGAATGCAGACAG GTTGAATTTGCTGTTTCAAGAAACGGTGAATTGCTAAGACTAATATACAGGCTGTACAGCAGCCTTGGACATGAGGACTCTTCAGTCAATAATTACCTGCTCAGTCACCTACAGTTGTGGCGCTTTCTTAAGGACTGCAACATCCACCAACATGGATTAACACTGGCACAGTTGGACCACCTTATTAACA aGGACGTCTTTCCAGGGGAGGTTATTTCACCTTTTAGTACGATGTTGCCTAGACAGTGGATTAGCTATATTGCCATTGCAGCATACCATATATACCACAGAGACTTTGA TTCCAGATCAGGTATATATGTCCTTGAAGAGTGCTTTTCCAAGCTCCTGGAAAAGAACATCATTCCCAATGCCAAGAATGTAAAAG GTCCTCTATACTGCCACCCTCTTCGTGCTGTGGTTGGCATGAGCTATACTGACAGATGCTGGGAAATATACAAGACTGTCCCTAAAGTCAACTTGGATGCCACCTTTGACATCATCATGACTGCTAGACACTTCTTCTGGATGTTTAAg GTTCTTGGTCTGTTTGACTGTACACTAACTACAACAAAATTGCTGGAAATACTTTCACAAGAGAATCCTGCAGTCTATAATTCTACTCACAGTAACCTGGATTTGGAG ATCACATTTCTTGAGTTCTTTGAGGCTTTGCTGGCTTGTGCTGAAGTGAAGAACACACAAGGAATCGGAACTGCACAATGCATACAGTGTGAG GAATTTAAATCCAAGGCAACACAACAGTCATCTCAAACTGAAGAACTTAAAg GAATCCATGCTGCTGGAAATGGCTTGTCTAGGTCACCACCTGCCTCTTACTGTTGTAATGTATCATTGGCTAGATGTTGCTGA